From the Lactuca sativa cultivar Salinas chromosome 9, Lsat_Salinas_v11, whole genome shotgun sequence genome, the window CTGGGTCCATCGGAGAAACGCCGACTGGGCTAGTCGGTGCACTGTAAAAGAAACTGGAAAGTAAAATTTTGGGGCTTGAAGGTGCGGTGGCGTACGGGGAGGTGGAGGTGCTGTCAAAGTTGAAGTCGATGGGTGCCGACGACGGGATTAACAGCTGCGGATCCATGGTGGTTGCTGAAAGTGCGGTGGCGTCTTTTCGAGGACGATGAGTGagtttatatgtatgaaaaatgAACGGCGATCAGTCATCAGCCGCCTTCGTTTGCTTTCAActaattagtttatttttatatttaaaattaattaataaataatacgcCCGCCAAAAAATAATAATGGACAATTGGTGTTTGTTCACCCTCTTTTGTTAATGTAAGCGACTTATGTTCGAATTTTATAAAGTAATATGTCACGTTTAACATttagaaaaatataaatatattgtcgtaaattattttatttattaaagaaTAAAGAGATCAATGTCAATTATATGATGTAGCACAAACAtaatttaaacgaaaaaaaaaaaattgtacaaGTATAATTATAAAAGATCAGTATATTTTATACATCAAAGCATATGAAAGATGTTATCCATTTTGTGAATATATTTTAATTGCTGGAAAAGCACGAGTTTGCTCTTTGGCAAAGGACATTTTCTAATCACATGCGGACAAAAAAACCTTTTGACTTTATTGGTATTGcttttttgactttatttttttcttccgagattaattatgtttttttaaatagttttagTTACTAACCATTAGATATCATGGTATATATTACCTTTTTGAACGTTTTAGATTATTTGACTCCGTGAAAAAAAATGAACAAATGACATACCATCTTATGTCATGTTTCTAAAAAGAAGGTGCAAAAGATAAACGGATAATGATTCGAGAGTGCACCGTATTTTAGTTTTTGGTTACATTTTGttattaaattaattttcatGTTATATTAGCCATTGAACTTGTTGAAACGTGTACATTATACCAGTATGACCGATAACAGTGAGTTTTGCTAGTTTACGACGTTGCTTTTAGCCAAACATGAGTTTTCCGGTCATCTTTTCAGGTCAAACTCGATTTTCCGGCGATGTTTCCGGCCAAACTCGAAATAGCATCTATGAACGACCTGAGCTTAGGGGGCTATTCCAGCAGCTGTTGCAGCGAATGGATTGCTTCGGTGGCCTTCTTGGCTGTTCTTCTACAGATGTCCATAGAAAACACGAAGGGGAGGGGCAAGGCAAATCAGTGATGATCAGGGAGAGTTTGTTGGTGTGGATTCGAACGAGAAGGGAGGAGAAGAACGGTCGGGGGCCTATTATCCTTTTGACTGCCGGAAGACACCACCTCCGATGGAGGGTTTCTTGATTGAAATTAAAGAAGAATGAGGGAGGCAAGGAGTAGAACAGAACAACGATTTTCACGGGGTGTTTTGCTGCTTCAATCAACAGGAAGGAGGTGGAGCAAGAGGCTGCTGCCTCTTGATGATTTTCGAGGAAACAACACCTCCAAAGGAGGTGTTGTTGGCCATTAACAAGGCAGAAAAATAAGAGAGAAAGGGAGAGTGTTTTGCTGCTTCAGTTCGATTTCTATAGGAATTGATTGGCCGAAAACATTGCTGAAAAATTGAGTTTGGCCGGAGAAGATAACCGAAAAACTAATGTTTGGCCGAAAACAACGTCGAAAACCGGTAAAACTCACTATTATTGGTCGTACTTGTATCATATATACGTTTCAACTAATTTAAGAGTTAATAATATACGAAAAATAATTTAGTAAGGGCATGTCCAATTGAAGGACAAAACATTGTTTTcagctttttattttttatatattattatgtaTTACTACTATGAAAAGGTGTCAAATAAGATACATGAGTATTTTAATCATAGAACAAAAGTCAAGAAAACCATCATATGATTATACCATATCATCTCTGTACTTTCGATTCTAGACATATAACATAAATATATgagaattcttttttttttcttgttcccATTTAATTTGTTGTCGGATTTTGAAAATTAGCTTTTTAGTACTAATAATTAAAATCCATATTTTTTTGAAGATAGATGTTTGTGACATGTCCGATTTAAGAGGTGTAAAattgatttatacatataaaatatatgttttattaaCTTTTACGTTAGCCgtaaagattttttttaattatttatttattttattttttcaaaagagAACTTCGCTAACAATGATTTTCGGGTCAATTTTTGTGCACCTAATAATCCCACATTACGAACATGAGGCCTTGGAGTCACTTTATACGAATCTACATGATTATAGAGACCGAGTAGTATCAAAATTTAAACGTTAAtcatctctaataaatgaatgtttttttgccacttgtcacactctcattcattatgccacatgtcattttgtcataattttgagatatttattttccacttgtcaattactttatttattattattgaatatataccattaatttagtttctataaattaaacataccataataactatattaatttcaaattttaaatttcaaatttcaaacttcaatttcaattttaaataaatttacaattGAAACATTCgtatttaaaattttgttataattaacacaTTTAATATACGGTTCTgacaactaaacacataattttaatttaattttttcattttctttttaatttatacttatttcaaatttcaaatttaaataaaactgCTTGTTTAATCATTTGTATTtaccattttgttttaatcaacccgtatattatatAGGTATGACAACTAGTTATGTATTATGTGGATGAATACTTTGGAAAAATCACCATCTATCCTTTTATAATATTTACTTCGAATGGTTTCACATTTTAAATACATATTCTAAAATATTACATGTTACTTAAGCAACGTTCCCCTTTTGCTTCACGTCTAGTTCATTATAAGTTAATCCTTAATTACAATATGTTCACATTTAGCTAtctttgaataataataataataataataataataataataataataataataataatttattgtCTGACGAAAAAATTTAATGGCTTTTTCATACTACAAACAATTTACCTAGTAGAATGATATATTATATTTTGTATGAGATATGACTTTTTCTCATTTGGAGAATAATAAGACTTCATGCAAACTTAAACATGTTTAGAGGTACAATGTacttgaatttattttattttattttcatttatgacTTCATTCGTGGccccaaattatttgcattttcattATAGTTAATTATACTTAATTCACAGCAAATCTCAACAACCCACTTAATGTGACCAGAAGGAAAATAAGATcgataaaaaatattatatactagaatttttatattaaaatttcttGTATAATACATGAATAGAAACATAATACCTTTTTGTCGTATgtcatttttcttatttttggtaaatattatgtaatatttatatactagttgtgagacccgtatattatacaggttgattaaaacaaaatgttaagtatGAACGATTaaaaagtttatttgaatttgaaatttaaaataaatgaaaattataagaaaaaaaatgcaaaaaataaaattatatatttagttATCCGACCTGTGTACTAAACaaattaattataacaaaatgttaaacacaaatgtttaaactgtaaatttaatttaattttaatatctaaaatttgaaattaatagtaattatggtaggtttaatttatggaaactaaattaatgatatatttggAAATGAAAATTGAAgtaattgacaagtggaaaataaatatatttcaaaattataacaaaatgacatgtggctaatTGCATGAGagaatgacatttggcaaaatcattctcatttattagggtagattccGGGCACCTAAAAGGATCATTGTTCTTCTTGACTTTGTATCTGGAGAAGATTTCTTTGGGGAGGGGGATCCTATTAAAACTCAGATCAGTCAGCACGTGTCAATTCAGTTCAGTTTGTTACACCATAGTTAGCTTAACCAATGTACATTTAGTTTAACTATAGCTGTTAGATGTCAGCTAGAGTTAACAGTTAGACAGGTAGCCTTTATACTCTATATATATGTGTAATTCATAATTCATCAATACAACACACATTGACATGAATATCTTCTCTACATTCTATTCTCAATCTAATTCTtagaatggtatcagagcttacaAGTTATATGATTTGAAAGAAAAGAAGATTATTATGTCTAGAGATGTCATCTTCTATGAATCTCTTTTTCCATACAAAAATGCAAAGGAAATCGTGTTGAGTGAAAACATTGTATTACCAAATATAGTACAAGAACAGGGACAAGCTTTTGAAGTTCAAACTCAAGATTTTATTCCTTCTCATGATTACAACTTAGATGATATTGATCTCatcaatgaaaatgaaaattttgaagcacCATTAGAAGAAGAAACAAGCAgtgaagaaattgaagaattttttgaaaattacaATAATACCCCTGAAGTTCAAAATCTTAGAGCAGGAACAAGACTAAGAAAACAACCATCATTTGAATGATAATGGTGCTGAGATCAAGCAAAGTGTGAAATTGTGGTTGACATAAtgcttttgtaaaaatatcagcagcCTGCTCCTTTGTTGAAATGTGTTTTTTGGATGAAGAAGTGTATATGCAGCCACCACAAGGATAtgagaaagaaaagaaaggagAGGTTTACAAGCTGAATAAGTCACTTTATGGTCTCAAACAGGCAAGTAGGCAATGACATATAGAGTTTTGTAACAAACTCTTGGATTTTGGATTCCAACAGTCTTCACATGATCATTGCTTATTCACAAAAGGTGAAAATCAATCATTCATTGCTTTAGTGGTATATGTAGATGATGTTTTAATAACTGGACCTAATCAAGACAAGATTGATGAAGTTAAAGATTACTTACACAAGGCTTTTACAATAAAAGACCTTGGAAATGCTAGTTACTTCTTGGGTATTGAGCTATTAAAAACAGAGGAAGGATTATATGTTAATCAAAGAAAATATGTTCTTGATATATTATTTGAAGTTGGATTAATTGGAGCTAAACCAGCCTCAACACCATCAATCAAGAACATGCATTTAAGTATACAAGGAGGAGTGCTTATGAAGGAACCAGAGAAGTATAGAAAATTAGTTGGAAAATTGCTATATTTGAACTTTACAAGACCAGATATAAGCCATGCTGTTCAACAATTAAGTCAGTTCTTGCACTCGCCAACAGATACACATTGGCAAGCTGCATTACAGGTGCTAAAGTACTTGAAAGGAACTCCTTCAAAAGGGTTGTTTTTCGATAAAAAGTCTTCAGACATAACAATTTTAGCCTATAGTGACTCTGACTGGGCTTTATGCAAAGATACTAGAAGGTCACTAACAGGATACTGTATATTTCTTGGTTCTTCTTTAATTTCATGGAAGACCAAGAAACAAAAAACAATGTCTAGATCATCATGCGAAGCAGAATATAGGAGCCTAGCAGCAACAGTTTGTGAGCCCTTGTGGATCAGTTACATCCTCAGAGATTTGAAGATCAAGATGCATATTCCTGTGACATTATGGTGTGATAATAAGGCAGCGATTCATATTACAGAAAATCCCATCTTTCATGAAAGGACGAAGCATCTTGATATTGATTGTCATCTGGTTCGTGATCAATATAAGATAGGATTTGTTAGACCAAAACACATTTCAAAAAAGGAGCAGgctgctgatatttttacaaaagcaTTATGTCAACCACAATTTCAGAATTTGTTATTCAAGTTAAACCTTAGAGATATTCACCAAGGTTTAACTTGAGGGGGGCATATTAAAACTCAGATCAGTCGGCACGTGTCAATTCAGCTCAGTTTGTTACACCATATTTAGCTTAACCAATGTACAATTAGTTTAACTATAGCTGTTAGATGTTAGTTAGAGTTAACAGTAAGACAGGTAGCCTTTATACTCTGTATATATGTGTAATTCATAATTCATCAATACAACACACATTAACATGAATATCTTCTCTACATTCTATTCTCAATCTAATTCTTAGAAGATccaaaaagaagaaaatattttagGTATCTTGGAATAAAGTTACTAATGTGAAATcaaagtgtaacagcccggaatttcaaatattgatataattatgttttgggggtgttttaagaagggactcggcgagttg encodes:
- the LOC111903178 gene encoding uncharacterized mitochondrial protein AtMg00810-like, coding for MCFLDEEVYMQPPQGYEKEKKGEVYKLNKSLYGLKQSSHDHCLFTKGENQSFIALVVYVDDVLITGPNQDKIDEVKDYLHKAFTIKDLGNASYFLGIELLKTEEGLYVNQRKYVLDILFEVGLIGAKPASTPSIKNMHLSIQGGVLMKEPEKYRKLVGKLLYLNFTRPDISHAVQQLSQFLHSPTDTHWQAALQVLKYLKGTPSKGLFFDKKSSDITILAYSDSDWALCKDTRRSLTGYCIFLGSSLISWKTKKQKTMSRSSCEAEYRSLAATVCEPLWISYILRDLKIKMHIPVTLWCDNKAAIHITENPIFHERTKHLDIDCHLVRDQYKIGFVRPKHISKKEQAADIFTKALCQPQFQNLLFKLNLRDIHQGLT